In Myxococcales bacterium, the genomic window CCTCGGGACCCGCGCGCCGATCACCACGCGGACGCTGTTCAACCTCGGATCGCTGTCGAAGACGTTCGTGGCCAGCGCGATCTTGCTCCTCGCCGAGCGCGGCCAGCTGTCGCTCGACGACCCGCTGACCAAGTACTTCACCTTCGCGCACCCCGACGTGGTGCGCAACGTCCAGCTCCGCCACCTCCTGACGCACACCTCGGGGCTGCCGGATCTCCGGCCGGTCGAGGAGCAGCTCGAGTTCTACCTGACCGCCCGCGACGCCGAGAACTGGGCGCCGATCCTGGCGGTCGAGGCGCTCGCGTCCGCGCCCGGCACCCGGTTCGCGTACTCGAACCCGGCGTTCAACGGGCTCGCGCTGATCGTGGAGCAGGTCAGCGGCCGCAAGTGGCAGGACTTCGTGCGGGACGAGGTCTTCCTGCCCTCGGGCATGGCCACCAGCACGATCACCGACGGCCCGCACCCGAGACCGGCGTCGCCCACGCCTCACGCCCGACCCCGGCGACCCGACCGCGCCGCCGGTGGAGTTCGACTACGGCGAGCCCGACCTTCGCCGCCGCCGGCAACGGCGGGGTCTGGGAGCTCGGTCGAGGAGCTCGCGCGCTACGAGCAGGCGCTGACGACCGGCGCGGCCCTGCCGACCGCGGTGGTCGCCGACGCCCCGACGCTCAAGACGTTCCCGGGCTGGCTCGACGAGGCGCCGCCGCGGCTCGGCTGGTCGTGGTGGATCAAGGACGTCGACGGGCTCCAGGAGATCGGCCACACGGGCAGCCAGGGCGGCTTCTCGACCAACTACGTCGTCGTGCCGGCCAAGGACGTGCTGATCGTCTTCCTCATGAACGGCGACTCGTACGACGCCTGGAAGGCGACCAACGCCGAGCTGCACCGCTGGCTCGCCGCGCACGCCTGGCTGGACGCGCCGTGAGGCCCCGCGTCGTCCACCTGACGTCGCCGAACGCCGCGCCGCCGGTCTTCGGGCCGCTCGCGATCGTGGCCGATCGATTCGCCGCCCACGTCCACGGCCCGGATCTGCGCCTGACCGATCGATGGACGACGGGCCGGTCCGCCCGGCGTTCACCGTCGAGGG contains:
- a CDS encoding beta-lactamase family protein, with amino-acid sequence MGRLWRSSGHALALVALVACGAPSPAGPARVLARAPAPAPPSIAVDTGDLDAYFRAQFPADHPGVAVLIAKRGRTVFAAGYGLADLGTRAPITTRTLFNLGSLSKTFVASAILLLAERGQLSLDDPLTKYFTFAHPDVVRNVQLRHLLTHTSGLPDLRPVEEQLEFYLTARDAENWAPILAVEALASAPGTRFAYSNPAFNGLALIVEQVSGRKWQDFVRDEVFLPSGMATSTITDGPHPRPASPTPHARPRRPDRAAGGVRLRRARPSPPPATAGSGSSVEELARYEQALTTGAALPTAVVADAPTLKTFPGWLDEAPPRLGWSWWIKDVDGLQEIGHTGSQGGFSTNYVVVPAKDVLIVFLMNGDSYDAWKATNAELHRWLAAHAWLDAP